One Chitinophagaceae bacterium C216 genomic window carries:
- a CDS encoding hypothetical protein (UPF0403 protein YphP): MYPTEIVQPMKEELTDNGFVELLTPEDVEASLAKGGTNLVVINSVCGCSAGTARPGVLMAIANATKKPDHLTTCFAGYDIDAVKKIREHLLPYPPSSPSIALFKDGKLVHFIERHMIEGRSAQMIAENLIAAFDEYCA; this comes from the coding sequence ATGTATCCCACTGAAATAGTTCAACCCATGAAGGAGGAGCTCACCGATAACGGGTTCGTAGAATTGCTCACTCCGGAAGATGTGGAGGCCAGCCTGGCCAAAGGAGGAACCAACCTTGTTGTAATCAATTCTGTATGTGGATGTTCTGCAGGAACTGCGCGTCCGGGAGTGCTGATGGCTATTGCGAATGCCACTAAAAAACCCGACCATCTCACAACCTGTTTTGCAGGATACGATATTGATGCGGTAAAAAAAATTCGTGAACATTTACTGCCCTACCCACCCTCTTCTCCATCCATTGCTTTGTTTAAGGATGGCAAATTGGTACATTTCATCGAAAGACATATGATCGAAGGACGCTCGGCGCAGATGATAGCTGAAAATCTCATAGCTGCCTTCGATGAATATTGCGCTTAA
- a CDS encoding 18 kDa heat shock protein, which produces MNLIKFNSIPFERTFNSLVDDFFTEIPSLFKTDLLVPDKKGFAPVNITENEKNYQIEVVAPGYDKADFKITVDGNLLTISAEKKIESEEQKGKSLRKEFHLRSFRRVFTIDDKIDTNKVEAKYVNGILIVTLQRKEEAKAASKEIEVQ; this is translated from the coding sequence ATGAACTTAATAAAATTCAACAGCATTCCTTTTGAAAGAACTTTCAACAGTCTGGTAGATGATTTCTTTACCGAAATCCCTAGCTTATTTAAAACTGATTTACTGGTGCCGGATAAAAAAGGTTTTGCCCCAGTAAACATTACTGAAAACGAAAAAAACTATCAGATTGAGGTAGTGGCTCCAGGCTACGATAAGGCCGATTTTAAAATTACTGTAGATGGTAATTTACTTACTATCTCAGCCGAAAAGAAAATCGAAAGTGAGGAGCAAAAAGGTAAGAGTTTAAGAAAAGAATTCCATTTGCGCTCTTTTAGAAGGGTATTTACTATTGATGATAAGATTGATACAAATAAAGTTGAAGCAAAATATGTTAATGGTATCTTAATAGTAACCCTTCAGCGCAAGGAAGAAGCTAAAGCAGCGTCAAAAGAAATAGAGGTACAATAA